GAGAGAATATTTGTAAAATTATTATCGAAAAGCGAAAGGCGAACAGCGAATAGCCTAATTCTTACCAATATTCTCCTGAGAACTAAGAACTGAATCAAATGCTACTAACTACTAACAACGAACTACTAACTAACAAATCGACGAAGTCGACTTTGTTCTATCTTTACACTCTATATATTTTAGCTCCTAATTTTGAAAACTTTTGTTCTATATCTGAATATCCTCTATCTAAATGATATACATTACCTATTTCCGTAGTACCATCAGCTATAAGTCCAGCAAGTATTAATGCAGCTCCTGCTCTCAAATCTGTTGCTTTTACAGGAGCACCTAATAATTTATCTGTACCTTGTATAATTGCGCTTCTTCCTTCAATTTTTATATTGGCTCCCATTCTTTTAAGCTCATCTACATGCATAAATCTATTTTCAAATACTGTTTCTATAATTACACTTGTGCCCTTTGCTATACTCATCATAGACATGAATTGTGCTTGCATATCTGTTGGAAACCCTGGATAAGGAAGGGTTTTTACGTCTATGGCCTTTAATATGCCATCTGATTGTACTCTTACTTTATCTCCATCATCTATTATACTTACTCCTGCTTCTTTTAATTTGGCCATGATAGGTTTTACATGATTAGTCAAAACATTTTCTATAACTACATCTCCACCTGTTATAGCAGCTGCTATCATATAAGTACCTGCTTCTATCCTATCGGGAATAACTAAATGAGTAGTTCCTTTAAGGTTATTTACTCCTTTTATTTTTATTGTATTAGTTCCAGCACCTTTTATATTTGCACCCATTTTATTTAAAAAGTTAGCTAAATCAACAATTTCAGGCTCTTCTGCTGCATTTTCAATAACTGTTTCACCTTCAGCTAAAGTGGCTGCCATCATTATATTCTCAGTAGCTCCTACACTAGGAAAGTCTAGATATATTCTATCTCCTCTTAGTTGTTTTGTATGTGCTTCTACAAAGCCATGGCCTACTTGTATATCAGCTCCAAGGGCTGCAAATCCTTTTAAGTGTAAATCAATTGGTCTTGTTCCTATTGCACATCCTCCCGGTAGCGATATTCTAACTCTACCCATTCTTGCTAAAAGTGGTCCCATTACTAAAAATGATGCTCTCATTTTTCTTACAAGCTCATACGGTGCTTCATTATTATCTATAGTTGCAGAATTAACTTCAATTTTACCTCTACTAGTCCTTTTTATATCCGAACCTAATGCCGCAAGTACCTCACAAATAACATCTACATCCTTTAAATTAGGTACATCTTCTAGTTCACATTTTTCTGTAGACAGCAAGGTAGCAGCTAATATAGGTAATACTGAATTTTTAGCACCACTAATTCTTACAGTCCCTTTCAAGGGAGGACTTTTTTCTACTATAATTTTTTGCACATTTTCCTCCTCCTTTAGTATATTGACAAGTCTCTAATGCTACTGTATTTTTTTGTCTTTTTATTTTACATTTTTAATTTTAAATTTTAAATTTCTAATATCCTACTGCTATAATTGGGCTACCTATCCAAATATAAGTCTTGTCTTCATATTCGTTATACCTCATTGCTATATTTAAATTCATTCGTTTATCGGCTGTGTATATATAGTCGTCTATTAGTGGAGAGTAAGCAGAAATGCTTATTAAGGA
Above is a genomic segment from Caldisalinibacter kiritimatiensis containing:
- the murA gene encoding UDP-N-acetylglucosamine 1-carboxyvinyltransferase, with amino-acid sequence MQKIIVEKSPPLKGTVRISGAKNSVLPILAATLLSTEKCELEDVPNLKDVDVICEVLAALGSDIKRTSRGKIEVNSATIDNNEAPYELVRKMRASFLVMGPLLARMGRVRISLPGGCAIGTRPIDLHLKGFAALGADIQVGHGFVEAHTKQLRGDRIYLDFPSVGATENIMMAATLAEGETVIENAAEEPEIVDLANFLNKMGANIKGAGTNTIKIKGVNNLKGTTHLVIPDRIEAGTYMIAAAITGGDVVIENVLTNHVKPIMAKLKEAGVSIIDDGDKVRVQSDGILKAIDVKTLPYPGFPTDMQAQFMSMMSIAKGTSVIIETVFENRFMHVDELKRMGANIKIEGRSAIIQGTDKLLGAPVKATDLRAGAALILAGLIADGTTEIGNVYHLDRGYSDIEQKFSKLGAKIYRV